One genomic window of Candidatus Pseudobacter hemicellulosilyticus includes the following:
- a CDS encoding YceI family protein produces MKKLLFVLLGSTLLYSCVDNPEGAKADTKDSVSANGSAAGTELKVDPSASSIAWLGNKISGSHNGTVNITGGSLFVQDSKLTGGNFTIDMTSIKDLDITDTTYKAKLEGHLKAADFFDVANHPTATFEITSVSDSASTLKISGNLTLRGTSKNITFNANVTENTGTSLKAKADFNINRHDWGITYPGQKDDAISQEINLKVDLSAKQ; encoded by the coding sequence ATGAAAAAACTTCTCTTTGTTCTGTTAGGCAGCACCCTCTTGTATAGCTGTGTAGACAACCCGGAAGGAGCAAAAGCGGACACAAAAGATTCTGTAAGCGCCAACGGTTCTGCCGCCGGTACTGAACTGAAAGTAGATCCCTCCGCCAGCAGCATTGCCTGGCTGGGTAACAAGATCTCTGGTAGCCACAATGGTACCGTGAACATCACTGGTGGCAGCCTGTTTGTACAGGACAGCAAACTCACCGGTGGTAATTTCACTATTGACATGACCTCCATCAAAGACCTGGACATCACTGATACTACTTACAAAGCAAAGCTGGAAGGACATCTGAAAGCCGCTGATTTCTTTGATGTGGCCAACCATCCCACCGCTACTTTCGAGATCACTTCTGTAAGTGATTCTGCTTCTACCCTGAAAATATCCGGTAACCTGACCCTGCGCGGCACCAGCAAGAACATCACTTTCAACGCCAACGTAACAGAGAACACCGGCACAAGCTTAAAAGCGAAAGCCGATTTCAATATCAATCGTCACGACTGGGGTATCACTTATCCCGGCCAGAAAGATGATGCTATCAGCCAGGAGATCAACCTGAAAGTTGACCTGTCTGCAAAGCAATAA
- a CDS encoding MATE family efflux transporter: MQITRQGLQQEASATIRLAVPIIIGELAQMSLHIIDAAMVGALGYKQLAAVSLVLNSINIPFIFGIGLTIAVSQMVSMANGRRDGRQVSHYLFNGFWLCTAVALLISVGILVGINTLYHLGQDPEVVELAIPFGRMIALSLIPSLLFMTLKQFADGLEHTAIAMVLSLVCVPVNILLNWLLIYGHWGFPRLELIGAGWATLITRTLIFFMLLFVVLYHHKFRRYMMVRRSQWKLSWKTQRELLHIGVASSLQMGLEAGAFAVSGIIIGTMGAIPQAAHQIALSMASLTFMVSIGLAQAGSIRVSNAYGRGDWHHINRIGRSTLFTALVYGGICVIGITAFRFHLPYLFNDNDQVVQMAALLLLFAAIFQISDSTQAVGAGLNRGIKDVKVPTLLVAIAYWVIGIPVGYLLAFHWGMGATGIWLGFIVGLSFASIFMFTRFLRSVKKKISH; encoded by the coding sequence ATGCAGATCACAAGGCAGGGATTACAACAGGAAGCTTCGGCTACTATCAGACTGGCGGTGCCCATTATTATTGGAGAACTGGCGCAGATGTCGCTCCATATCATAGATGCGGCCATGGTAGGGGCTTTGGGCTATAAACAGCTGGCCGCAGTGTCACTGGTATTGAACAGTATCAATATCCCCTTCATCTTTGGTATCGGTCTCACCATTGCGGTTTCCCAGATGGTGAGCATGGCCAATGGCCGGCGGGACGGGCGGCAGGTATCCCATTACCTGTTCAACGGTTTCTGGCTCTGTACCGCCGTGGCGCTCCTGATCTCCGTTGGCATCCTGGTAGGGATCAATACCCTGTATCACTTGGGGCAGGACCCGGAAGTGGTGGAGCTGGCCATTCCTTTCGGCCGCATGATCGCCCTGTCGCTCATTCCCAGTCTGCTCTTCATGACCCTGAAACAGTTTGCCGACGGACTGGAACATACTGCCATTGCCATGGTGCTGTCCCTGGTCTGCGTGCCTGTTAATATATTACTCAACTGGCTGCTGATCTATGGGCACTGGGGCTTTCCGCGACTGGAACTGATCGGCGCGGGCTGGGCCACGCTGATCACCCGCACCCTGATCTTTTTTATGCTGTTGTTTGTAGTGCTGTACCACCACAAATTCCGCCGCTATATGATGGTGCGGAGAAGCCAGTGGAAACTGTCCTGGAAAACACAGCGCGAATTATTGCATATCGGTGTGGCCAGCAGCCTGCAGATGGGACTGGAAGCCGGCGCCTTTGCCGTGTCCGGTATCATCATTGGCACCATGGGCGCTATTCCGCAGGCCGCACACCAGATAGCCCTCAGTATGGCCTCCCTCACTTTCATGGTGTCCATCGGCCTGGCCCAGGCAGGATCTATCCGTGTGAGCAATGCTTATGGGCGGGGCGACTGGCACCATATCAACCGTATCGGTCGCAGTACCCTGTTCACCGCATTGGTCTATGGCGGTATTTGCGTGATCGGCATTACGGCCTTCCGCTTCCATCTGCCTTATTTATTTAATGACAATGACCAGGTGGTGCAAATGGCCGCGTTGTTATTGTTGTTTGCCGCTATCTTCCAGATATCCGACAGCACCCAGGCCGTAGGAGCGGGGCTGAACCGTGGTATCAAAGACGTGAAGGTTCCAACCTTGCTGGTGGCCATCGCTTACTGGGTCATCGGCATCCCTGTGGGCTACCTGCTGGCCTTCCATTGGGGTATGGGCGCTACCGGTATATGGTTAGGCTTTATTGTCGGCCTGAGTTTTGCTTCCATTTTCATGTTTACCCGATTCCTCCGTTCCGTAAAGAAAAAAATCAGCCATTAA
- a CDS encoding GntR family transcriptional regulator, with product MDILEIDHQSAMPLHAQVEELLRKIIGMPEYQNGKLLPNEIDIAKQLGVSRSTVRQATNKLVYEQLLVRKKGVGTTVARNNITTKLDKWDSFTHEMDEKGMPFRNYSVKVSMVEPDKDLQQLFRIGPEATVLKMERVKGLDGEPIVHFISYFHPRTGLSIDDDFSRPLYEMLEKEHHIVATVSKEGISAILADKKLGKLLDIEIGAAILFRKRVVCDAGDRPIEFNLGYYRADRFTYSIDIARK from the coding sequence ATGGACATATTGGAGATCGATCATCAGAGTGCAATGCCGTTACATGCCCAGGTAGAAGAGCTGCTCCGGAAAATTATCGGGATGCCTGAGTACCAGAACGGCAAGCTGCTGCCCAATGAGATCGATATTGCCAAACAGCTCGGTGTGTCCAGGAGTACGGTCAGGCAGGCTACCAATAAGCTGGTGTATGAGCAGCTGCTGGTGCGTAAGAAAGGAGTGGGCACTACCGTTGCCCGCAACAATATCACCACCAAGCTGGACAAATGGGATTCCTTCACCCATGAGATGGACGAGAAGGGCATGCCTTTCCGCAATTACAGCGTCAAGGTCTCTATGGTAGAACCTGACAAAGACCTGCAGCAACTGTTCCGTATCGGACCCGAGGCCACTGTCCTGAAAATGGAGCGGGTAAAGGGTTTGGACGGAGAGCCCATTGTGCATTTCATTTCTTATTTCCATCCGCGCACCGGGCTCAGCATTGATGATGATTTCTCCAGGCCACTCTATGAAATGCTGGAAAAAGAGCACCATATTGTAGCCACCGTATCCAAAGAAGGGATCAGCGCTATCCTGGCCGACAAGAAGCTGGGTAAACTGCTGGACATAGAAATTGGAGCGGCCATTCTGTTCCGGAAAAGGGTGGTCTGTGATGCGGGCGACCGTCCCATTGAATTCAACCTCGGCTATTATAGGGCCGACAGGTTCACCTACAGTATAGATATCGCAAGAAAATAA
- a CDS encoding efflux RND transporter periplasmic adaptor subunit, translated as MQPLRLNITRRHLLLLTGFISITALLYACGAGRAEQPINAMPPPSLPVLAVSATPGTTYREYTAALEGKVNVEIRPQVEGYLDKIYVDEGAYVKAGQPLFRINDRIYREALHNSESSLQAAEANAARARVEVDRLLPLVENKVISEVQLKTARATYDAALASAEQTRALVANAKINVGYTLVSAPVSGYIGRIPFKTGSLVGKGETTPLTVLSDVSEVYAYFSLSEADFIAFRNQFAGNTLEEKVRKVPAVQLVLADNSLYPQTGKIGTIDGQFDRTTGAISFRATFPNSGGLLRSGNTGRVRIPQLFNEALVVPQEATYEIQDKIFVYVVSDSNKVVGRPISISGKTANYYFVQGGLKAGERIVFSGLGNLRDEMVIAPMPIRVDSLLQVKPL; from the coding sequence ATGCAACCACTACGTCTGAACATCACCCGCAGGCACTTATTGCTGCTCACCGGGTTTATTTCTATCACTGCGCTGCTGTATGCCTGCGGCGCCGGCAGGGCGGAACAGCCCATCAATGCCATGCCACCCCCATCCTTACCCGTACTGGCCGTTAGTGCCACACCGGGTACTACTTACCGGGAGTATACCGCTGCCCTGGAAGGTAAGGTCAACGTGGAGATACGCCCACAGGTAGAAGGGTACCTGGATAAGATCTATGTAGATGAAGGCGCCTACGTCAAAGCAGGCCAGCCCCTCTTCAGGATCAACGACCGCATCTACCGCGAAGCACTGCACAACAGCGAATCTTCCCTTCAGGCCGCCGAAGCCAATGCCGCCAGAGCCCGCGTGGAAGTGGATCGCCTGCTGCCACTGGTAGAAAATAAAGTGATCTCTGAAGTGCAGCTGAAGACCGCCCGCGCCACTTATGACGCCGCCCTGGCCAGCGCTGAACAGACCCGGGCCCTGGTAGCCAATGCAAAGATAAATGTCGGTTATACCCTGGTGTCAGCACCGGTAAGCGGTTATATCGGCCGCATCCCCTTCAAGACCGGCAGCCTGGTAGGCAAAGGTGAAACCACACCGCTTACCGTGCTCTCTGATGTAAGCGAAGTATATGCGTATTTCTCGCTCAGCGAGGCTGATTTCATCGCTTTCCGTAACCAGTTTGCCGGCAATACCCTGGAAGAAAAGGTCCGGAAAGTACCCGCTGTACAGCTGGTGCTGGCCGATAACAGCCTCTACCCCCAGACCGGTAAAATAGGGACTATCGACGGGCAGTTTGACCGTACCACCGGCGCCATCAGTTTCCGCGCTACCTTCCCCAACAGCGGCGGCCTGCTGCGCTCCGGCAATACAGGCAGGGTCCGCATCCCCCAGCTCTTCAATGAAGCACTGGTGGTGCCTCAGGAAGCCACCTACGAGATACAGGACAAGATCTTTGTCTATGTAGTCAGCGACAGCAATAAGGTGGTAGGCCGGCCTATCAGCATCTCGGGTAAGACCGCCAACTATTATTTTGTCCAGGGTGGACTCAAAGCCGGCGAGCGCATCGTGTTCTCCGGCCTCGGTAACCTGCGGGATGAAATGGTGATAGCCCCCATGCCGATACGGGTAGACAGCCTGCTACAGGTAAAACCGCTCTGA
- a CDS encoding TetR/AcrR family transcriptional regulator, whose protein sequence is MGITERRLRQKDEVRSSILATAWQIVTTEGWQALSIRKIADAIEYSVPVIYDHFENKESILMEFARDGFNQLAKKMEQARHKHEDPADQIRAVADAYWNFAFRNKEYYQVMFNLGIPCCEEAGCLPEKTHFRELMLEPIAAILEKHNRTDIDPCLKGHTFWSVIHGLISIKMMRTSDMCEQLNKMVLDDAINGFIKNLSR, encoded by the coding sequence ATGGGAATAACTGAAAGACGGTTGCGGCAAAAGGACGAAGTGAGGTCCAGCATTCTCGCAACGGCGTGGCAGATAGTCACGACGGAAGGCTGGCAGGCCCTGTCGATCAGGAAAATAGCAGACGCCATTGAATACAGTGTACCCGTGATCTATGATCATTTTGAGAACAAGGAAAGTATACTGATGGAGTTTGCCCGGGACGGATTCAATCAGCTCGCTAAAAAGATGGAGCAGGCCCGGCATAAGCATGAAGATCCCGCCGACCAGATCCGGGCCGTAGCGGATGCCTACTGGAATTTCGCCTTCCGCAATAAGGAGTACTACCAGGTGATGTTCAACCTCGGTATCCCCTGCTGTGAAGAAGCCGGCTGCCTCCCCGAAAAGACCCATTTCCGGGAACTGATGCTGGAACCCATTGCCGCCATACTGGAAAAACATAACCGCACTGATATAGATCCCTGCCTGAAGGGACATACCTTCTGGTCGGTCATCCATGGACTGATATCCATCAAAATGATGCGTACCTCAGACATGTGTGAGCAACTCAACAAAATGGTCCTCGATGATGCCATCAACGGTTTCATCAAAAACCTGTCCCGTTGA